In Galactobacillus timonensis, the genomic window CTGTTCAAACGCCCACGCGATCTCGCGCGCTGTCATACCGCTCTGCCCGCGCAGAATTTCTGCAAAGATCCGGGCATTGCGTTCTGCTTTTTCGGCCCGCTTTGCGGCGGCTTCGGCTTTTGCGTCTGTTTCCTGCGCTTCGGCTTCGACCGTCGCGGCGTCGTTTTCCTCTGCCGCTTCGGTCATCGCCTCATTCGTTACTGCGTCATTGATTTCGTTTTTGATTTCATCCATAATTTCCATGTTCCTCTCTCTCGTTTGTGGTTATTCGTCTGCGAGGACATTGCGCTCGCCATTGCGTGCCGGCTCGGCGGGTGCTTTTTCTGGTGCTTTTTCTGTTGTCCTTGCGTTTTGATCACGGGCTTCCGTTCCCGCATATGTGCTGTCGATCCATTCATCCTCGTCATCGGCCTGCGCCATTTCGTCTGCAAGCTCCTGAAGATCCCGTTCCTCTTGTTCCTGTGCAGCGATAATTGCTTCACGTGCGCTAGGCGTTATGTACGCGAGTTCGTCGGGGTCATACGCTGACGCCGGTGTGCGGTTCTGGTAATACGGCACCGTTGCCGGTTTCGGCTGTTTCGCTTCTTCAGCTTCCCGCCGTTCCCGTTCAGCGGCGTCATGCGCGACTGTTACGCGGCGATACAGTTCATCCGCGCCCAGCATTTCATTGACGGCGTTCATCACGGCGTCGCATACGCGGTCATACGTGCTAGCGCCTGTCACGTGCATGTAGTAGTCACCAATCTCTGCAAGCGCCGGACAATCGCGGGCCAACTTGCACCCCACACAATGCGCGCCGACCTCCCGCGGGCAATCGTGGCCGGCCGTCATAAGTTTCAGCGTCCGGTTCCATTCGTTGCGGCGATCCTCCATCCCGGCGGCGGTATGCGGTGCCGTGTGCATTGCCCGTGTGTCGCCGTTCATCACGATCATCACAAGCCCAACCGGCCGCGGGTTGTAATTGCGTGCGTAGTTCCAGATTGCGTTTGCCGTCATGCGGGATTTCCCGTCATCCGCCCATACGTGAGCGCTCACGCCGAATTTCAGGTCAATGGCGATAATCACCGGTTCGCCGTTTTTGCCGTAGCCCTCGCCGTACAGGTCTGGTTTCACATAGCCGGATGCATTGCCGTTGCCGTCATATGTGGTGAATCGCCGTTCGGCGGCAATCGTTTCAGATCTCACACGGTAGCTATCAAGAACGGCCCGTACAGCGGATGCCGTCCAATCAACGGCGGCCCAGTCGCTCGCGTCCAGCAGTTCACTGTCAGCGGGGTCAATCGCGGCGCCGGTAATCGTGCGCTCAACAATTGCGTGAAGCGTCGATCCCCGTGCGTGTCCACCTGCAGCGTCGCTCATCCATCCGGCGCGCGGGCAGTCAATAGCGCGGGCGTTCGACGCGGCAGACGTGGCCGGCGCCGTGTTGCTGACGTAGCGCGCGTACTGCGTTGTGGAACGTGGTGCTGTTTGGTTCATGTTTGTATTCAATCCTCTCTTTCTCACCGCCCCTTCGTTCAGCGGTTCTAAACGTAGGATAAAACGATAAAAAATTTTCCGGTTTGCGAAATGTTCGCAAAATGGCTTAATCATGCGGTTTAGCACTCATTGAGTCATAGCTGTTTGTAAGCGTGTTTCATGGCTATTTCAGTAAATGTTTTCATAAAAATTCAAACAAATTGCACAATTAGTGCTGTAATCCCGCTAAAATGAGCGCGGAAAGTTGAGGACGTGTTAGTGAGCGTAACAAAAAAGGCGGATATGACCGTCAAAAGCGCGATGTCTGTTATTTCTGACAACATCAAAAATGGATTGATTCTTGCAAATTGTTCGCAAGCGAATTTCGCAAAAAATTTATCTGTTTCGCCCGGTTCCGTATCCGGATGGCTGCGCGGAACAACGGAACCGCCTCTGCACATGCTGGATCGGATCGCCAGCGCGCTGGGCGTAACGGTCGCGGATCTCGTAACGCCGGACGGGGTAGGGCGTGCGCCTGACGGCGTGATCGTCTGCCCCGTAATATCAGCGCGCGCGCCGTATGCCGTGATCGGTCAGATGCCGGCGCCCCGTGAATATTCCGCATATCACGGTCTGGTTGCCGTATGCGGTGCGTCCGATTTGTGGCTGTGCGTTCCTGCTGATAGCACGGGGCTGGGACTCCATTGCGTGCTGCGCGATGAACGCGCCGGCGGTGAACTGCGCCCCGGCTATGCGTTTCGCGGCGCGGGCGGATGGTCCTGCGAGTCGGATGCGTATGGGCGCCCGCTGTATGGCGCTGATATCGCGTATGCGGTAGTCGGACGTATGGCGCCCGTGTCGCCGTCCGCGTATCGCTGACGCTCCGCGGCCGTCTCACTAACGCTGTTGTTGCAGAAGGGGTTTTTACTCAGTAGGCGCTCCGGCCGGCGCTGGTGGGATATACGGCCCCCCTTAAGGGGGCCGTAATTCCCCTGCGCTTTGCCGGCCTCTGCGGGAATGATAGTTTTAGCGCATACGATATCCCCCGGCCGGCTATGCCGTCCACCCCCTCCGGGGGTTTATCTGCGGATGATGTGTGCGTGCGGGATTGATCGTATGGCGCTATTCGCTGTATGTGGCACAATACCCTGCAGGGGATGGTTTTTTATTACGTAAGCGCTCGGGTTGCGCCGTAGGGGATATATGGCCCCCCTTAAGGGGGCCATAATTCCCCGGTGGCGCTTCCCGCCTCTGCGCCGTATGAACAATTAGCGCTTCAGATTTGCACTGCGCGTGCTATGCTGTGGCGGGGAGGTGGCGGATATGGCAGTTAGTAAGCGCGGTGATTCGTGGCAGGCGCGCGTTGAGTACCGTGACGCGGCCGGTCGTATTCACAAACTGACGGGCACCGCGCCAACGAAATCAGAGGCCCGTGTGATTGAATCCGAGTTATTGCGCAAGCGTGACATGATGCGCCGTGGCGGCGATGGTACTGCGGACGCCGCTCATGTTCCGACATTCGCCGATATGCTCGCAGCGTATGCGGATTGGCGCGGGTGCGGTGAACGAGTGCGCGAAAAGCAGGCATCGCACATACAGTACCGATTGCAGGATATCGCCGGCATGCGCATGGATCAGATTACGCGGGCAACGCTTTCGGATTTGCAGCGCTCAATTGCCGGATCCGATTATTCTTCCGCCGTGCGCAATGAGACTATTCAGCTCGTGCGGGCGGTGTGCCGCTATTATGCGGCCGTGTATGGTGCGCCGGATCCGTCTGTGCTGATGCACGCCGTCCCGCAGACGCCGGATGAGGTGCTGCGCGTGTCAGAGCATCCAGTGCTTACGCCAGATCAGTTTGCACGTGTTGTGCCGTATGCGCCTTCGCCATATCGTGAATTTTTTATCATTCTCTTTTGGACCGGGATGCGCCGGGGTGAACTGATTGCGCTGTACCGTGATGACGTTGATGTCAGCGGGCAGCGGCTGCATGTTGCGCATAGCCAACGCAACGCAACGCAGGTACGCGGGACAACGAAAACGCGGGCTGTGCGCTGGATTGGCATTGACGATACAACATGGCAGGTTGTTTTGCAGGTTTATCACAACAGCGCCGGCCCGTATCTGTTCGGCGGTGATCGCCCGCTGTCGCCAACTACGCTTGATCGCCAATGGCACGCCGCTATGTCCGCTGCAACTGCCGATGATCCGCTGCTCCCGCAGATCACAATTCACGGGCTGCGCCATTCGCACGCAACGTGGCTGATTAATTCCGGTGTAAACATTGTCGCCGTATCGCGCCGGCTCGGTCACGCCTCGGTGGAACAGACGCTCAGAACGTATACGCATCTGCTGGATAATACAGGCGCACAATGCGTGCAATACATCACCGATTACCGGGGCGCTCATAACTCCGGCAGCTAGCACAAACGCACAGAATGCGATTTTTGGCCTCTCCCGGGCCCGTATAGCGCTTTTATGCGTCTGCCCGATAAAATATGCGTCCGGGTGCTGTTTGCGCCGCTAGGGCCCTTAAAACGCGGAATAGCACATATGCCGTTTTCTGCTAGCAGGCTCCGCAGCTGTTGTGGCGGTTTGTGTGGCGGCGTAAACTCGCAAGATGCGATTCTAGGCCTCTCCCGTGCCCGTAGAGCGATTTTATGCGCTTGCCCGATAAAATATCCATCCGCGCCGTGTTGGCGCTCCTATGGCCCTTAAAACGCAAAATACAGCGTGCCCATTTTTAACGCTTACGGGGCGGGGGTATGAGCGATAATTAAACATACCCCCATGGGGTATACTGAGGCGCTGATCCTCGTTTGTGCGCGGCCGATGCGCAGCATAACATGTGGCGGTGTGTGGCGGCGCTCGGACTGCCTGTGCGCGTGTGGCGGTGATGTGGCGGAACCGGATGCGCCTCTTCCGAACAACTATGAAAATGCGCCAGGAAAACAGTCTGTAATTCAATGGTAGAATGCGACCTTCCCAAGGTTGATACGCGGGTCCGATTCCCGTCAGGTGCTCCATATATGAAAATCCGCATGGCAATGCGGTTTTTCTTTATGCACCAAGCGTAAGCGACAGCCAGGTGATGATAGACCAGAAGCTGATCAAAGGATCATCAACAGGCAAATCGATCACGGGTAACTTGATGCGTGTTTCAGGCATCGAACGAAGCTCGCTGAACGGAAGGTGAATTGCAATGCTAGAATTCACTCATGGATGAAGTGAATATATTCTCTCAGCGGGCACCGCGTTTTCCTGCCCACGACGGGGTGATCGATATCGGCACCCTGTTTCATGAAGATGTCTATGCGGCGTTTTATTACGCTTACAACATGGAGGAGTGCGACGGTGCCGTTCCGCTGCATTGTCACATTGATTTTGAATTGTTCTCTGTGGAACAGGGAGTGGTTCAGCTTCAGGTTAACGAAAAGATCATGACTCTTCGCGAACATGAAGGTGTCTTCATCAACAGTAAAGTCATCCATCGCTTTGAAGCGATCGGGACACAACCCTGCCGTATCGCGGGGCTGCACTTTTCTTCCCGCTACGTCAATGGCGGCAATATGCGCCTGTATAACCGATATATGGAAGGGATTGTTAACAGTGCGGCGTTTGACTGCATCCTTCTGTCCGGTAAAGAGAGTGCCCCCGTTCTGCGCCGGCTTCAAACCATCATTTCCGATTTTTTGGAGAATAAGGATGGCAGCGACCTCTTTGCCCGCAGCCGGTTTGCGGAAGCGTGGTACTACCTGTGGAAGCTGTGCGAAAAAGATACTGCCGGTGGTGATCATTGTATCCCCGCCCGTCGCAGCCGAACCATGGTAATGCTCCAGTATATGGACCGGCATATCAGTGACAGGATCCGGCTTGCGGATCTTGCCCGTGCCGCCTCCGTATCCGTTCCGGAAGTGATTCGCTGCTTTCAGGAAACGTTTCAGACGTCGCCGATGCAGTATCTTTACTCGTTCCGCATGAAGGATGCTTCGCGCCGCCTGCGGGAAACATCCTGTACCATTCAGGAGATTGCCCGCCAGGTAGGCTACAGCAGTCCGAGCTACTTTACGAGGGATTTTCGGCGGGAATTTGGAGTTACTCCTTCACAGTACCGGCAAAGGATCAATAATTCACAAGGATCAGATTTTTCTATTTTCTGACAAGATAATGATATTGTGAAATTCCTCTCTTCTATAGAATGAAAGGGCTTTACATTCCAGGGAGGAAAGAAAATGAAACGATTCAGTACACTTCTTCTTTCCACGCTGATGCTTCTTTCTATGGCCGGATGTGCTTCCAGCACCTCCGATGCCAAGTATAAGGCGGGGACTTATACAGGAACAGCAGCGGGGAAAAACGGAGACGTTACGGTGGAGGTTGTTCTCAGTGACAACGCCATTGACAGCGTAACCGTCAAAGATCAGAAGGAAACGGCGGGCATTGCCGATCCGGCTCTTGAGCAGATTCCGGCCGCTATTGTTGAGGCACAAAGCACGGCAGTCGATACTGTATCCGGCGCAACGATCACCTCGCAGGCAATCATCGATGCGACCAATGCCGCTCTTACATCGGCAGGCGTCGATGTGTCAGACATGGCAGCACCGGCTTCTTCTGAAAACAAGCCGGTAACTTATACCGCCGGAACCTATACTGGCAAAGCTTCCGGTTATAACGGACCGGTGGAGCTGGATGTCACCTTCAGTGCCGATGGCATTGAAGATATCGCGGTCAAGACAAGCAGCGAAACGGCTCATGTCGGCGATGTTGCATATGACATTATGTTTGCGGATGCCAAGGAAGCTAACGGGTCTGGTATCGATACGGTATCGGGCGCAACGTTTACCTCGGCCGCTGTTCGTGAAGCACTCAATGATGCGGCACAGCAGGCAAAGGCTTCCGATCTTGCGGCATTCAAATCCAATACGGTTCATCATGAAGCCAAGGATCCGATCGAAGATACATGGGATGTTGTCATTGTTGGCGGCGGCGGTGCCGGCATGATGGCAGCTGCCCAGGCAGCCCAGGATGGCAGCACCGTTCTTGTCATTGAAAAGAATGCGGAGATTGGTGGCAACACACTGGTTTCCGGCGGCGCCTTCCAGTCGGTGATGCCTTATCTTGTCTGGGATCCGGAAAACCCGGATGCGACCACAGGTATCAATCCGCTCGATGGCAAAGAGTATGCGAAGGTTCTCAATGATGCTGGCCGCATTGATACGCTGCGCACCATTTACAACTGGTCCGAAGAACCGTTTGACGGAACTCTGGATAAAGATCATCCGTTTGTTGCAGGTGACATTTCGCTGAATGCGGCACGCGGCGTCCATGCCGAGTATCTGCCGGTTCTCAAGGATCTCAAGGCAGAGATCAAGAAGTACCTTGACTGGGCAGACGCACAGATGGCGGCTGGCAAACAGGAGACGGAGCTTCCGCTCTTCTCGACGCTGAATCTGCATGTTTTCCAGACCTACTATGGCGGCCTGCGTCCCAATGAGGAAGGCACCGACTGGATCTATGGCGACGTTGATCTTGTGAAGCAGGTGATTGAAGGCGGCCAGGAAATCAAGCCATGGCTCGTGGAACAGGGTGCACAGTTCGACTATGAAAAACAGTCGACACTCATCGGCTGCCTGTGGCAGAGAGAAAACGCTGTCGTTGGCGGAACGGTTGACGGAGAATTCTATGAATCCAAGTGGGGCGCCTACTTTGCTGTTCCAAAGAATACCGTTCTGAAGGCAAACGACCATAACGAGGTTCTGACCCGCACTACGGCACAATCCCTGATTACGGAAGATGGAAGAGTGACCGGTGTCAATGCCGTCATGTACGATGGCACCACGGTAACCGCTCATGCGACCAAGGGTGTCATTCTTGCGACCGGCGGCTATGGTGCCAATATTCCGATGGTCCAGTCGACCAATGATTATTGGCAGTCAGATTTCATTGCCGACAACATTGGCACAACAAACCGTTCCTCGC contains:
- a CDS encoding helix-turn-helix domain-containing protein; amino-acid sequence: MSVTKKADMTVKSAMSVISDNIKNGLILANCSQANFAKNLSVSPGSVSGWLRGTTEPPLHMLDRIASALGVTVADLVTPDGVGRAPDGVIVCPVISARAPYAVIGQMPAPREYSAYHGLVAVCGASDLWLCVPADSTGLGLHCVLRDERAGGELRPGYAFRGAGGWSCESDAYGRPLYGADIAYAVVGRMAPVSPSAYR
- a CDS encoding tyrosine-type recombinase/integrase — translated: MLCCGGEVADMAVSKRGDSWQARVEYRDAAGRIHKLTGTAPTKSEARVIESELLRKRDMMRRGGDGTADAAHVPTFADMLAAYADWRGCGERVREKQASHIQYRLQDIAGMRMDQITRATLSDLQRSIAGSDYSSAVRNETIQLVRAVCRYYAAVYGAPDPSVLMHAVPQTPDEVLRVSEHPVLTPDQFARVVPYAPSPYREFFIILFWTGMRRGELIALYRDDVDVSGQRLHVAHSQRNATQVRGTTKTRAVRWIGIDDTTWQVVLQVYHNSAGPYLFGGDRPLSPTTLDRQWHAAMSAATADDPLLPQITIHGLRHSHATWLINSGVNIVAVSRRLGHASVEQTLRTYTHLLDNTGAQCVQYITDYRGAHNSGS
- a CDS encoding AraC family transcriptional regulator, with translation MDEVNIFSQRAPRFPAHDGVIDIGTLFHEDVYAAFYYAYNMEECDGAVPLHCHIDFELFSVEQGVVQLQVNEKIMTLREHEGVFINSKVIHRFEAIGTQPCRIAGLHFSSRYVNGGNMRLYNRYMEGIVNSAAFDCILLSGKESAPVLRRLQTIISDFLENKDGSDLFARSRFAEAWYYLWKLCEKDTAGGDHCIPARRSRTMVMLQYMDRHISDRIRLADLARAASVSVPEVIRCFQETFQTSPMQYLYSFRMKDASRRLRETSCTIQEIARQVGYSSPSYFTRDFRREFGVTPSQYRQRINNSQGSDFSIF
- a CDS encoding FAD-dependent oxidoreductase, giving the protein MKRFSTLLLSTLMLLSMAGCASSTSDAKYKAGTYTGTAAGKNGDVTVEVVLSDNAIDSVTVKDQKETAGIADPALEQIPAAIVEAQSTAVDTVSGATITSQAIIDATNAALTSAGVDVSDMAAPASSENKPVTYTAGTYTGKASGYNGPVELDVTFSADGIEDIAVKTSSETAHVGDVAYDIMFADAKEANGSGIDTVSGATFTSAAVREALNDAAQQAKASDLAAFKSNTVHHEAKDPIEDTWDVVIVGGGGAGMMAAAQAAQDGSTVLVIEKNAEIGGNTLVSGGAFQSVMPYLVWDPENPDATTGINPLDGKEYAKVLNDAGRIDTLRTIYNWSEEPFDGTLDKDHPFVAGDISLNAARGVHAEYLPVLKDLKAEIKKYLDWADAQMAAGKQETELPLFSTLNLHVFQTYYGGLRPNEEGTDWIYGDVDLVKQVIEGGQEIKPWLVEQGAQFDYEKQSTLIGCLWQRENAVVGGTVDGEFYESKWGAYFAVPKNTVLKANDHNEVLTRTTAQSLITEDGRVTGVNAVMYDGTTVTAHATKGVILATGGYGANIPMVQSTNDYWQSDFIADNIGTTNRSSLQGDGITMAESLNAATEGEGWTQMMPLGWVDNGNLAGGAGENVIFIDAATGKRYVDESAERDVLSEGAFEHGMSQDAAEKLGLKYVPGIYVEISNVNTVAGPGGFNNAQTDIEGRMYFRTVKETAEMIGCDAETLRKTIEDYDAYVMGTADSLDVDKLSVRGTIGEVEKDENGHYLPDTYKLDKVRVRFMAPSTHHTMGGLKVDLDRHVLDNNGSAIAGLYAAGEVTGGIHAGNRLGGNAITEIIVSGRAAAKAVDADNQ